ACCGCGACCTCGGTGGCGGCGATGGCGTTCGCGCCGTGGTGCTCGGTGACCTTTTCCCTGCGTCGCTTCACCCTGTGCGCCATCGGCGTGTTCACCCTGCTCGGGGTGCTCTGCCCGTTCGCCCCGAACTACGAAAGCCTGCTGCTGATGCGCATCCTGCAAGGCCTGGCCGGCGGCGCGTTGCCGCCGATGCTGATGACCGTTGCGCTGCGGTTTTTGCCGGCCAATTTCAAACTGTACGGCCTCGCCGGTTACGCCCTGACCGCCACGTTTGGCCCAGGCCTCGGTACACCGCTGGCCGGGTTGTGGACTGAATACGTCGGCTGGCAATGGACGTTCTGGCAAATCATCGTGCCGTGCCTGATCGCCATGACGATGGTGGCGTACGGCATCCCTCAGGATCCGCTGCGTCTTGAACGCCTCAAGTCGTTCAACTGGAAAGGCCTGCTGCTGGGCTTTCCGGCGATCTGCATGCTGGTGATCGGCCTGTTGCAGGGCAATCGCCTGGACTGGTTCGAATCCAACCTGATCTGCGCTTTGCTCGGCGCCGGTTCGCTGTTGCTGGTGGCGTTTCTGATCAATGAATGGTCGCAGCCGATTCCGTTTTTCAAGTTGCAGATGCTCGGCATCCGCAACCTGTCGTTTGCGCTGATGACGTTGGCCGGCGTGCTGGTGGTGCTGCTGGCGGTGGTGTTGATTCCGTCGAGTTATCTGGCTCAGGTGCAGGGTTACCGGCCGGTGCAGACAGCTCCGATCATGCTGCTGGCGGCATTGCCGCAACTGCTCGCGCTGCCTCTGGTGGCGGCGCTGTGCAACCTGCGTTGGGTCGATTGCCGCTGGGTGCTCGGGATCGGTTTGAGCATGTTGACCCTGTCGTGCCTGGGCGGCTCGCAACTGACCTCGGAATGGATTCGCGACGATTTCTACGTGCTGCAATGGCTGCAGATTTTCGGCCAGCCGATGGCGGTGCTGCCGTTGCTGATGCTGTCGACCGGCAGCATCCAGCCCCAGGACGGGCCGTTCGCTTCGGCGTGGTTCAACACCGTGAAAGGCCTGGCGGCGGTGGTCGCCACCGGCGTGATCGAAGCGCTGAGCACTTCGCGCCTGCATTTTCACTCGACGATGCTGGTCGATCGCCTCGGCAACTCGCCGCTGGCCGCGAGCAACGACCCCGGCCTCGCCCATCGCCTGCACGAACAGGCGGTGGTGCTGACTTCTTCGGATCTTTATCTGTGCATGGCCGGCGTCGCGGTGGCGCTGATCCTGCTGATTTTCTGGCTGCCGACGCGGATCTTCCCGCCGCGCGCGCCGACCTGACTGAAATAGAAGGTTTTTATGACGACTCAAGCAAAGCAAAAAC
The window above is part of the Pseudomonas fluorescens genome. Proteins encoded here:
- a CDS encoding MFS transporter; translated protein: MTSLTVTAPIAAAAPMAAAPPVFGARIIIGLVGVLLAVLVSGLNEMVTKVALADIRGALSIGYDEGTWLVASYTATSVAAMAFAPWCSVTFSLRRFTLCAIGVFTLLGVLCPFAPNYESLLLMRILQGLAGGALPPMLMTVALRFLPANFKLYGLAGYALTATFGPGLGTPLAGLWTEYVGWQWTFWQIIVPCLIAMTMVAYGIPQDPLRLERLKSFNWKGLLLGFPAICMLVIGLLQGNRLDWFESNLICALLGAGSLLLVAFLINEWSQPIPFFKLQMLGIRNLSFALMTLAGVLVVLLAVVLIPSSYLAQVQGYRPVQTAPIMLLAALPQLLALPLVAALCNLRWVDCRWVLGIGLSMLTLSCLGGSQLTSEWIRDDFYVLQWLQIFGQPMAVLPLLMLSTGSIQPQDGPFASAWFNTVKGLAAVVATGVIEALSTSRLHFHSTMLVDRLGNSPLAASNDPGLAHRLHEQAVVLTSSDLYLCMAGVAVALILLIFWLPTRIFPPRAPT